One Desulfobulbus oligotrophicus DNA segment encodes these proteins:
- the rpmB gene encoding 50S ribosomal protein L28, which yields MARICEICGKGPATGNNVSHANNKTRRRWLPNLQRVRMLTRSGSSVRVKVCTRCIRSGAVVKPS from the coding sequence ATGGCCCGTATTTGTGAAATCTGTGGCAAAGGACCTGCCACTGGAAATAATGTCAGCCACGCCAACAATAAAACCCGTCGTCGATGGTTGCCGAATCTGCAAAGAGTGCGGATGCTGACGCGCAGCGGCAGTAGTGTTCGTGTCAAAGTCTGTACCCGTTGCATCCGTTCCGGTGCTGTGGTCAAGCCCAG
- a CDS encoding diadenylate cyclase: protein MSVYIDKQSSASIPSPRKEEHMGPAESLTYELLTWRSGLDILLISFGLFFLYRTLLRLGTWKILAGILLALMVFILANAMNLKGIEWIYHNVSNVAVLGLIIIFQPELRKILEKAVSVSPGRLKDQGTDLYEMTGEALVKLAQKHCGAILVFPGREPIRDKISGGYDLNATPSIPLIFSIFDTNSPGHDGAVIIKNGKLTQFGVRLPMSQSTRLSNELGTRHHAAMGLAEQTDSLVMVVSEERGKVSLFVNGEMRPMRTANEITEALIQYQRGKGFLERNSVFKIRKRTIFQAVVSLVIAVIFWSSLTVAKREIVERVLPVSIDYTTPPEDLALVGEKPNEVKVYLSGPKSDIDNLANNPPSIKIDLSKMIKGVQTIIITSENLRLPKGVTLLDTSPQQLKLSLAAVVEKNLPIAPQIIGKLPGTLKIKKITVTPNSVLVAVPVSKEEKIPTEILTTPIYLESISTDSKLFCKIIARPSIQPVSKRWPDVEVFIEVK, encoded by the coding sequence ATGTCTGTTTACATCGACAAACAGTCATCAGCATCCATACCATCACCCCGCAAGGAAGAACATATGGGCCCAGCCGAATCGTTGACATACGAACTCCTTACCTGGCGGTCAGGCCTTGACATACTTCTGATAAGCTTCGGGCTCTTCTTTCTCTACAGAACCCTTCTCCGTCTGGGCACCTGGAAGATCCTGGCGGGCATCCTGTTGGCGCTTATGGTTTTTATTCTCGCCAATGCGATGAATCTCAAAGGTATTGAGTGGATCTACCACAACGTCAGCAACGTTGCCGTGCTTGGTCTCATTATTATCTTTCAACCGGAACTGCGTAAAATCCTTGAAAAGGCTGTTTCAGTCTCTCCGGGACGGCTCAAGGATCAGGGGACTGACCTCTATGAGATGACCGGCGAAGCACTGGTCAAACTTGCCCAGAAGCATTGCGGTGCAATTCTCGTTTTCCCGGGCAGGGAGCCCATCAGAGACAAGATATCCGGGGGATACGACCTCAACGCCACACCCAGCATCCCCCTGATTTTCAGTATTTTTGACACTAACTCTCCGGGCCATGACGGAGCTGTTATCATAAAAAACGGTAAACTCACGCAGTTCGGAGTTCGCCTCCCCATGTCCCAGTCGACCCGGCTGTCAAACGAACTTGGTACCCGCCATCACGCTGCCATGGGTCTGGCGGAACAGACCGACTCTCTGGTTATGGTGGTTTCCGAAGAGCGGGGCAAGGTCTCCCTCTTTGTCAACGGAGAGATGCGGCCGATGCGCACTGCCAACGAAATCACCGAGGCTCTTATCCAGTATCAGCGGGGAAAGGGTTTTCTCGAACGGAACAGCGTGTTCAAGATTCGCAAAAGAACCATCTTTCAAGCTGTTGTCAGCCTGGTTATCGCTGTCATCTTCTGGTCGAGCCTGACCGTTGCAAAACGTGAAATTGTTGAACGAGTCCTGCCGGTCAGCATCGATTACACCACACCGCCGGAGGATTTAGCGTTGGTGGGAGAAAAACCCAACGAGGTTAAAGTCTATCTATCCGGGCCGAAGTCGGATATTGATAACCTGGCCAACAACCCCCCCAGTATCAAAATCGACCTCTCTAAAATGATCAAGGGTGTGCAAACAATTATCATCACCAGTGAAAATCTGCGACTACCCAAAGGAGTCACCCTGCTGGACACCTCACCCCAGCAGCTCAAACTCTCCCTTGCTGCTGTCGTGGAAAAAAACCTGCCCATCGCACCGCAGATCATCGGAAAATTACCAGGTACACTGAAAATCAAAAAGATTACCGTTACCCCGAACAGCGTCCTGGTCGCTGTCCCGGTCTCAAAAGAAGAAAAAATTCCCACAGAGATACTGACGACTCCTATCTATCTGGAATCCATTTCCACAGACAGCAAACTCTTCTGTAAAATCATTGCCCGGCCGTCCATCCAGCCGGTTAGTAAACGCTGGCCCGACGTGGAAGTCTTCATTGAAGTGAAATAA
- a CDS encoding CaiB/BaiF CoA transferase family protein yields MSDHNSDAVVQSLPLSGIRVLELGHNIMGPACGLILADLGAEVYKIERPGKGDDTRWLEGFGAGFFTCFNRNKKSLGIDLKQERGKELLLRLVEQVDVLIENFAPGTVERLGIGSEVCRLRNPQLIFCSLKGFMPGPYAHRLALDEVVQMMGGLAYMTGPSGRPMRAGASVTDILSGSFGVIGILTALLERRRTGRGQEVQATLFESVAFLMAQHMAGAGVTGDAPPPMPEREKTWAVYELFGTSDGHQVFIGITSDRHWQRFCKVFGFSDWAEDPRLATNEGRVAAGLWFFTELKRRLLQLTKNELITMAEQAQIPFAPVNQPIDLWDDPHLNQSHGLVSTTTMTGDVVRLPKLPLRLQGHSFPLRIQPPSVGQGGGDLLSLIRLTVEEMDELTTAGIVDFLPSPPRHE; encoded by the coding sequence ATGTCTGATCACAACTCCGATGCAGTTGTGCAGAGTTTACCGCTGAGCGGTATCCGGGTGCTTGAATTGGGGCACAATATCATGGGTCCGGCCTGTGGTTTGATCCTGGCTGATCTGGGCGCTGAGGTGTACAAGATCGAACGGCCGGGAAAAGGAGACGATACGCGCTGGTTAGAGGGCTTTGGCGCCGGTTTTTTTACCTGTTTCAACCGCAATAAGAAAAGTCTTGGCATTGACCTCAAACAGGAGCGCGGGAAAGAGCTGCTGCTTCGTTTGGTTGAACAGGTTGATGTACTTATTGAAAATTTCGCTCCCGGCACTGTTGAGCGCCTCGGTATAGGGTCGGAGGTTTGCCGACTCCGCAACCCGCAACTGATTTTCTGTTCGCTGAAAGGATTTATGCCGGGACCGTATGCGCATCGGCTCGCCCTGGATGAGGTGGTACAGATGATGGGCGGTTTGGCGTATATGACCGGTCCCAGTGGAAGACCGATGCGGGCGGGGGCTTCGGTCACTGATATCTTAAGCGGCAGTTTCGGAGTGATCGGCATTCTCACCGCCCTGCTTGAACGCCGGAGAACCGGCCGGGGGCAGGAGGTGCAGGCAACGCTCTTTGAATCTGTTGCCTTTCTTATGGCACAGCACATGGCCGGAGCCGGTGTCACCGGTGATGCTCCACCGCCAATGCCTGAGCGAGAGAAAACCTGGGCAGTCTATGAGTTGTTTGGCACCAGCGATGGTCACCAGGTGTTTATCGGTATCACTTCAGATCGTCATTGGCAGCGCTTTTGCAAAGTGTTCGGCTTCTCCGATTGGGCGGAAGATCCGAGGTTGGCCACCAATGAGGGAAGGGTTGCGGCTGGCCTTTGGTTTTTTACCGAATTGAAACGCAGATTACTGCAGTTGACTAAAAACGAGCTCATCACCATGGCGGAACAGGCACAGATTCCCTTTGCACCGGTTAATCAGCCGATTGATCTTTGGGATGATCCTCACCTGAACCAGTCCCACGGTCTGGTCAGCACCACGACCATGACCGGCGATGTTGTCCGCTTGCCAAAGTTACCTCTCCGACTTCAGGGACACTCATTTCCCCTCCGCATCCAGCCCCCGTCGGTCGGACAGGGAGGTGGAGATCTGCTTTCTCTGATCAGACTTACTGTCGAAGAAATGGATGAACTGACAACAGCGGGTATTGTTGATTTCTTGCCGTCACCTCCTCGACATGAATAG
- a CDS encoding acyl-CoA dehydratase activase, with the protein MVVAGVDVGSVAAKSVVFDTAQNKVLAGTAIPTGWNSAEAGKQALSIVCQTAQIPMESLAAVVGTGYGRVSLPFVTKSVTEITCHARGATWLFPETGIVMDIGGQDSKVISLGPQGEVQDFIMNDKCAAGTGRFLQVLSGILDMPLEELGKAAMDGKPVSISSMCAVFAETEIVGLLATGTSPQDIAAGVYLSIVKRTCALAKRIAPHGEWTFSGGLAMSPAFCHLLSQELGAPVNVAPEPQLMGALGAALVASTLIKKQRR; encoded by the coding sequence ATGGTTGTAGCAGGAGTTGATGTTGGGTCAGTTGCCGCAAAAAGCGTTGTTTTTGATACCGCACAAAACAAAGTGCTTGCTGGAACGGCTATCCCCACAGGCTGGAACAGCGCAGAGGCTGGAAAACAGGCCCTTTCAATAGTTTGTCAAACAGCACAAATTCCAATGGAATCATTGGCAGCTGTGGTCGGCACTGGTTATGGCAGGGTCTCGCTGCCTTTTGTGACAAAGTCTGTCACCGAAATTACCTGCCACGCTCGCGGCGCTACTTGGCTTTTCCCTGAAACCGGCATCGTGATGGATATCGGAGGGCAAGACAGCAAGGTGATCAGTCTTGGCCCGCAAGGCGAAGTCCAAGATTTTATCATGAATGACAAATGCGCCGCCGGAACCGGCAGATTCTTACAAGTGCTGTCCGGCATTCTTGATATGCCTTTGGAGGAATTAGGAAAGGCTGCCATGGACGGAAAGCCCGTCTCTATTTCCAGCATGTGCGCTGTTTTTGCCGAAACTGAGATTGTCGGTTTGCTGGCCACAGGTACATCACCACAAGATATCGCTGCCGGAGTCTACCTTTCCATTGTTAAGCGCACGTGCGCCCTGGCAAAGCGCATAGCCCCACACGGTGAATGGACTTTTTCCGGCGGGCTGGCCATGAGCCCTGCATTTTGCCATTTGCTTTCTCAAGAGCTGGGGGCGCCTGTTAACGTTGCCCCGGAACCACAGCTCATGGGGGCATTGGGGGCTGCTCTTGTGGCCTCCACCCTGATTAAAAAACAAAGAAGATAA
- a CDS encoding double-cubane-cluster-containing anaerobic reductase: MKCASYEAIGTAFEQNVLRLNEAKAAGKKVVGQFCLYTPSEISLAAGAIPVSLCGTKNDSIPAAEEFLPRALCPLIKSSFGFGVKDSCAYLAASDLVVADTTCDGKKKMYELFDFKPLFMLQLPQIQDDDALAYWRKQFQKLVEHLEKTFNVTITEEKLKQAIRLMNRERLALKAVMDLAQRKPSPITGQEMVEIYFKTSFFPDKEVGIKMLQNLADELGAMDIETETGKESAPRILITGVPIGVGSHKVVKLVEECGGAVVCLDNCSGYKKTRMLVDENAEPLSALAERYLQVPCAVMSPNPFRYDAITEMVKDFSVDAVLDLTWQGCQTYTVESSSLKKYVQNSLKLPFLQIETDYSETDTEQLKVRIEAFLEML; this comes from the coding sequence ATGAAATGTGCAAGCTACGAGGCCATAGGCACGGCCTTTGAACAAAATGTTCTACGCCTTAACGAGGCCAAAGCTGCCGGTAAAAAGGTAGTCGGCCAATTTTGCCTCTATACACCTTCAGAAATATCCCTTGCGGCAGGCGCCATTCCTGTTTCACTGTGCGGCACAAAAAATGATTCTATCCCGGCTGCCGAAGAATTTCTGCCTCGCGCTTTGTGCCCGTTGATAAAAAGCAGCTTTGGCTTTGGAGTAAAAGACAGTTGCGCTTACCTTGCCGCCTCAGACCTGGTTGTGGCGGACACAACGTGTGACGGCAAGAAAAAGATGTATGAACTATTCGATTTTAAGCCACTTTTCATGCTGCAACTACCGCAAATTCAAGATGATGATGCGCTGGCTTATTGGCGCAAGCAGTTTCAAAAGCTTGTAGAGCACTTAGAAAAAACGTTTAACGTAACCATCACTGAAGAAAAATTGAAACAAGCCATCAGGCTTATGAACCGTGAAAGGCTGGCCCTAAAAGCAGTGATGGATTTAGCACAGCGCAAACCTTCGCCCATAACTGGGCAAGAAATGGTAGAAATTTATTTTAAAACATCTTTCTTCCCCGATAAGGAAGTGGGCATTAAAATGCTGCAAAACCTCGCCGACGAACTTGGCGCCATGGATATAGAAACCGAGACGGGAAAAGAAAGTGCACCGCGCATTCTCATCACCGGGGTGCCGATAGGGGTAGGTTCACATAAGGTTGTTAAACTGGTAGAAGAATGTGGCGGGGCGGTTGTGTGCCTTGATAACTGCTCTGGCTACAAAAAAACTCGAATGCTGGTTGATGAAAATGCCGAGCCTCTATCCGCCCTTGCCGAACGTTACCTGCAAGTGCCGTGCGCTGTAATGTCGCCAAATCCCTTCCGCTATGATGCCATAACAGAAATGGTGAAGGACTTTTCTGTAGATGCTGTGCTGGATTTAACTTGGCAAGGGTGCCAAACGTATACGGTTGAGTCTTCATCACTAAAAAAATATGTGCAAAACTCCCTTAAACTTCCATTTTTGCAAATTGAAACCGATTATTCTGAAACAGACACTGAGCAGCTGAAAGTGCGTATCGAAGCCTTTCTCGA